The candidate division KSB1 bacterium region ACCATCGCCCTGGACCTCGTCTACATGGACTATGGGGAGATAATGGGTACGGAGGTCGTGGACCGGTCGGTGGACATCCGCGGCTATCGCCTCACGGGCCCCCTCACGGTGGAGGATTATGCCGTCGGGCTAAGCTGGGCATATCGAGTGAGCGACCGCTACGCTTTCGGCATTCGCTACAAACGCGTCCATGAGGATCTGGGCGAGGCAGCCTATGCGGTGCGCGAGTACACAGACCCGCAGACGGGCAGCCTGGTCCGCGAGCGGGCCGTCAAGGACTGGGCGATCAGCGCTTGGGGATTTGATTTCGGGAGCTACTACTCCACGGGCTTCAAGAGCCTCACCGTAGCCATGGCAATGCAGAACCTGTCTCCGGACATGCGGTACTGGTACGAGGAGTTTTCCCTTCCGCTACTGTTCCGCATTGGGCTGGCGGCCGATCTGATGGATTTCCTCCCGGGCAGCCCAGAGGGGGTGAGCCTTAATGTGGCTGTCGACGGGATACACCCCACGGACTACACGGAGCGCGTACACGTGGGCGCAGAACTGGTTTTTCTCCACCGTTACGCTCTCCGCGCCGGCTACAAGTTCAATCACGATGTGGAGACCTTTAGCCTCGGTGTGGGGTTCGGCTTCTTTGTGGCGGGGGTGGCGGCTCGTCTCGACTACGCGTACACGGCAGCCAACTACTTCAAGGACGTGAGCCGCCTCTCCGTGGAGTTCGTGTTCTGACCGTGGAGGGAGAGGTGAGTCGATACGAACAGGAGGGAAGAGCGATGCGAAAGAACAAATGGTTTGTCCTGCTGGGAGCCCTGCTGGTGGGGGTCTGGACCGCCTCCTCCTTGGCTCAGGAACTTCCCATCCTCTGGGAGGACCACTTCGAGGACGACGATCCCCCGGCATTCAAGAACGTGGGCTGGCTTTACTACGGGGAGTCGGACGGATTGGTCGGGCAAATCATCGAGCAGCGGTCCATCGAAGGAAATGGGGTGCTCTACATCAAGAGCGGCAACTACCAGATCGTCGGGGTGGGGTTGGTGGAGACGAACGGCGTGCCGGAGGTTGACCCCAACGACCTCAACAAGACGCATCGGCTCCTCGTAGCTAACAACTACAGCAGCCCGAACCAGGTGACCACCTTCCGAGTGAACTTCAGGAAGATCACGAGCTCCGTCTTCGTGGCGGCGGCGCGCATGGTGCAAACCGACACCTCGGAAAAGGTGCCCGACGCAGATCCTACCCAGAGCCCGGCCTACGTGGTGTTCGTTAGCCCCCTACAGAAGGCAGTGGCGCTGGCCAAGTACGAAGGACCGATGGCCGCCCTGCAGCCGGAAAGCTGGACCTACTTCGGACAGGCCCAGTTCAACTTCGAGCTCGGCGTCTTCTACTGGTTCAAGTTCCTCCTGAAAGACGCCGACTTCAAGGTGAAGATCTGGGAGGGCGAGCTGACGGATGAGCCGGAGAACTGGCTCATCGAGGCCCAGGATCCTGCGCCGCGCGTATCCGGCACCTTCAACATGTTCGCCCTGTTCGGCCAGCCACCTGGTGGCGACGAGATCCTGCTGGACGACATCGTGGTCCGCTCCGCGGTGCCGACGGGAGTGGAAACGGAGCGCCCGGGCGTGCCTGCGGAGTTCGCCCTCGAGCAGAACTATCCGAATCCGTTCAACCCGCGCACGGCGATCGTCTTCGCATTGCCGAAAGAAGACCATGTGCGCCTCACGGTGCACGACGCCACGGGCCGCCTCGTTCGCGCCCTGGTGGACCAGTCTCTGCCGGCTGGCCAGCACCGCGTGTGGTTTGACGGCCACGACGCGAACGGCAAGCCAGTGGCCAGCGGCGTCTACCTATACACCCTGGAGGCAGGTGGGATCAAGCTCCAGCGCAAGATGACGCTGGTCAGATAGGCTGTGCTTCCCATGGGGTTCTGGTGGGGCCACCTCGGAGAGGTGGCCCCACCTATTTTTGAGGGACGGTGGGCGGGTGGAGGAATCCGCTTGTTTCAACACGGGCAAGCGGTTACATTTCCCGAAGCCTGGACTGGCGCTGCGGCTGTTGGGTGAGGCCTGCCGGAGGGTGCGCCAGCGGGTGCGATGGGAGAAACGGATGAGCGCGAAGAAAATCCGTGTGGGCGTAATCGGGGTCGGTAGACTGGGCCGCTACCACCTCCAGAACTACATGAGGATTCCGGAGGCAGAGCTCGTCGGCGCCTACGATGCCGATCCGCACCGGTTGGAGGAACCCGCTGAGCTTTGGGGAGTCAGGCCCTACGCCGCCCTCCCCGAGCTCTTAGCCGATGTGGAGGCTGTGTCCATTGCGGTGCCGACCTCCTCGCACTTAGAGGTGGGGCTGGCTGCTCTGGAGGCGGGTGTGCACGTCCTCATGGAGAAGCCCCTGGCGGCCAATCTTCAAGAGGCAGCTACCTTGCGGCAGGCGGCCGATCGGGCGGGTTGCGTCCTGCACGTTGGCCATGTGGAACGTTTCAACCCGGCCATTGTGGCCCTGAGCAACACCGAGCTGAATCCGCGCTTCATCGAGTCGCACCGCCTCGCCCCCTTCGACCCGCGGGGCACCGACGTGCCGGTTATCCTGGACCTCATGATCCACGACATCGATCTGGTGCTCAGCCTGGTGCAGGCCCCGGTGCGGAGGATCGACGCGCGTGGGGTGGCGGTGGTCTCGGAGGACGTCGACATCGCCAATGCGCGCCTCGAGTTCGGCAACGGGTGCGTGGCGAATCTGACCGCAAGTCGTATCTCCCAGCGCAAGATGCGGAAGCTCCGCCTGTTCCAGCGCGACGCCTACGTGTCCATCGATCTTCTCCTTGGCCTCACGGAGGTGTTCCGTCTGGAGGAAGGCGAGGCCCCGCCACCCGGTAAGGACGCTCGGATGGTCCTTGGACAGATTGACAAGGGGCACAGGCGGCGGGCGATCTCGTACGAAAGATTGGCGGCTCCGGAACTCAATGCCCTGGAGATGGAGCTGCGGGAGTTTTTGAAGGCGGTTCGGGGAGAACCGAATCGGGGGGTCACGGCAGAGGAGGCCACTCGGGCCCTCGAGGTGGCCCTGGCGGTGGAAGAAAACGTGCGCCAGCACCAAATCGAAGAAGGGATGGCGTAAGGCTATGGACATCCGCGAGAAGCTTTTCAACTTTCGCAGCTACACGCCCATCCCTCTGTTTGTGGCCCTGGTGTGGCTTGCAGAGCCCAAGGTCTGGTCCATGGCGATCGGGATGGCGTGTTGTGTGTTGGGCGAGGTCGTGCGGGTCTGGGCTGTGCGTCACGCGGGAGGGGCTACCCGCACCACGCGGGGCGTCGGCGGCGATGTGCTCGTCACTACCGGACCCTACGCCTACGTGCGGAATCCGCTCTACCTCGGCAATTTTCTGAACCTCATGGGGTTGTCTGTGGCCGCCTGGGCATGGATGCCCTGGATGGTCCTGCTTGCCCTCCTTCTCTTCGCCGCGCAATACGGCCTGATCATCTCCTTGGAGCAGGAATACCTGGGGACCCGCTTCGGCGAACGCTATGCCCTGTACCGTAGCCACGTGCCTGCCGTGATCCCGAGGCTGAGCGCGTGGGCAAGCGGCTCTCCTGCGGCGGTGGACCCTCTGTCCCGGGCGCTTCGCACCGAGCGCTCGACCTTCGGTACCCTCGCCCTGATGTTCCTCCTCCTGGTGCTTCGGTGGAAGGTCTGTTGATGGCGAAACGCATCCTCATCGTAGCCGGGGAGGCTTCGGGCGATCTTCACGGCAGCCGTTTGGTGAAAGAGCTCAAGGGGCTGCGCCCGGACCTGGAGTTTTTCGGGATCGGCGGCGATCGGATGCGAGGCGAGGGGGTGGAGCTTCTGGTGCACGCGGACCGGCTGGCGTTCCTCGGCGTGGCGGAGGTGATCCGCCACCTCCCCTTCGTGTTGCGCGTCCTGCGCCTTCTCACCCGTGCCCTGGAGCAGCGTCGACCTGACCTGGCGATCTTGATCGACTATCCCGGCTTCAACCTCCGTTTCGCGGCGAGAGCAAAGGCCAGGGGCGTCCCGGTCTTCTACTACATTGCGCCGCAGGTTTGGGCGTGGGGCAAAGGACGGACGGCTAAGCTTGCGCGCCGTGTGGATCGGATGGCCGTGATCCTGCCCTTTGAGGAGAGGATCTTCCGAGAGGCGGGGATCGACGCCTATTTCGTGGGCCACCCCATCGTGGAGGCGGTGGGAGATGAAACGCCCCGGGATTCCTTCCGCAAGTCCCTCGGAGTGGACGAGCACGGGATCCTTCTCGGCCTTTTCCCCGGAAGCCGCAGGCAGGAGATCGAACGCCACCTTCCCGAAATGTGCCGCTTGGTCGCCCTTTGGCAGGCCGACGAGCCAGGGCTCGTAGGTGCGGTGTCCAAGGCCGCCTCGGTCCCCGAGGACGTGTACCGCAGAGCCCTTGGGAAAGCGCGAGAGGTTCGCATCGCTCTCACGGACCGCCACTATGCTCTGATGCACCACGCGGACGTGCTGGTGGTTGCCTCCGGCACGGCCACCCTGGAGGCCGCCTGTTTCGGAACGCCCTATGTCATCGTGTATCGCGTCTCACCGCTCACGTATTTCCTGGGCCGACGCCTGGTCACCGTCCCCTATCTCGGTCTGGTAAACGTGGTCGCGGGACGACGGGTGGTCCCCGAATTTCTGCAGAATGACTTCCGCGCCGAAAAGCTGCGAAAGGCACTTCAAACGCTCTTGAGCGACTTGGAGCTTCGGCGCCAGATGCAAGCCAATCTGGAAGAAGTGCGACGCCGACTGGGTCCCCCAGGCGCCGCCCGCCGCACCGCGGAGCTCGTACTGGAGCTGCTGGACAAGTGACAGCGTGCCGGTCCCCGGTGCAAGGATTTCCGGAGCCGTGGGAGCCCGTTGATGTTTTCCCCCTTTCTGGGGGATACTCCGAACCGGGGGGTAGAGTAACGTCAGTTCGACGGCCGGTGCCTCCGGAGGGATGGCCAGGTGACGCTACGAGACTTTCGCAAAAGGTTGGAGTTCTGGCTTGCGACGCGGCTGAGCTGGATCGTGGTTCTTGCTCTTGGATACACAGCCCGCATCCGCCTTATCGGCCGGGACAAGGTCGACGAGATGCGGCGGCAAGGCCAGACCCTCCTTTTCGCCCTGTGGCACGGCCGCCTGTTACTTCCGATGTTCGTCCATCGCGGCGAGGGAATCTGCGCAATGGTGAGCCGGCACCGAGACGGCGAGATGATCGCTCGCACCCTCCACCGGCTCGGGTACCGCACGGTCCGGGGGAGTAGCAGCAAGGGAGGACGTGAAGCCTTCTGGGAAATGGCCCGGGCCATGCGCAATGGTGCGGACGGAGTCGTCATCCCCGACGGCCCCACCGGCCCCCGCCACAAGCTCAAGCCCGGCCTCCTCTTCCTGGCCCAACAGACCGGTGCGGCTATTGTACCGGTGACTTATTCTGCCGACCGGATGGTACAGTTCAATAGCTGGGACCGGTTCACGCTGTGGCTCCCCTTCGCCCGCTGCGTGCTCTGGTACGGGGAGCCCCGCTTTATCCCCCGCCATTGGTCTCGTGACGAAGTCTTGCAGGAGGGGGAGAGGATCGAAGAGGAGATGATCCGACTGGAAACCGCTGCGGATGCGTATTTTCGAAAGTAAAGCCCTCGGGATCCCCTTGCTCCCCTTTTCCGCCATCTACCTGGCCGCCTGGGGCCTACGAAGACTTCTCTACACGTTCGGCCTCAGGCGCCCCGCGTGCCTGAACGCTTACGTAATCAGCGTGGGAAACCTGACGGTTGGGGGCTCCGGCAAGACCCCTTTTCTGTTGTGGCTTGGCGAGGAGCTCCTTGCGAGGGGGATGCGCGTGGCGGTCGTATCGAGGGGGTGGCGGCGGCGCTCCCGCGGACCGCGCGTGATCTCCGACGGCTCGCAGCTCCTTTCCGACGTGTACGAGGCGGGCGACGAGCCCTATCTCATCGCTCGGCGCCTGCCCGGTGCGGCGGTGCTCGTCGATCGTCGACGGTCCCGGGCGGGGCGGATGGCCATTGAGCAGTACGGGGCACAGGTTGTGCTCCTGGACGACGCCTTTCAGCACTGGTCGCTGGCGCGCGACCTCGACGTCGTGCTGATCGACTGCCAGTTCGGCCTGGGCAATGGCTACCTGCTGCCCGCCGGGCCCCTGCGTGAACCCGCCCGTGAGGTGCGAAGGGCTGACGAGATCGTGCTGGCTCGCCGGGGTCCAGTGCGGCCTTCTTCGCAGAGGCCCGGCGAGAAGATCGTGCTCCGGTCAGGAAGGCGCGCCACGCTTGCAGAGCTGCGGCCTTTGGCCTGCGTCCGGGCCAAGGGCGGAGCCGAGGACTGCGAGTGGCTCAGAGGAAGGCGAGTATTTGCCGTAGCCGCAATTGCGTCACCGGGGCAGTTCTTCGCCACCCTCCGTGAGATGGGCGCCGAGGTCGTGGGGCAACGGGCCTTCCCGGACCACCATTGGTTCCGACCCGGGGAGGTAGCCGCCATCCAAGACCAGGCGCGCCGCGCCGGAGCGGAGGCCGTACTCACCACCGAAAAAGACCTTGTACGTGCGGAACCCCTGCTCGGGGATCCGGCCATGCCCTGGTGGGCTGTGCGCATCGAACTGTCCCCCCGAGCGGAAGATCGACCTCACTGGGAGACCCTGTTCCGCGGCATCATCGACCGGCTGGAGGGAGAATGAAGGCTGCCCGGAGGTAACCCGCTGGTCCGGGACTGCGGACCCGGGCTTTCGCCTGCGCACCTGGGGTTTCGATACCGAGTGGCCGGTCAGTCGAGCCCATCGTCCTCAAAGAGCGAGGGGAATTTCTGCCTGGGTTTGACGAGGGAAGGAGAGTGCGACGGAGGGGTGCCACAGATGGGTTTTCCGCACCGTTTCCCGCCCCTCCGCGCGCCGACATTCCGCTTGCGCCATCTGCGGGTCGAGCGTAAATTGCCGGCGCGCTGCGGAGTGGAGGCGGATTCGTGGCTCAGGCTCGCGCTTTGCGGAGAATGCTTGGTTTTCTGCTTCGCCGCGCCCCCGTGGCGGTTCTCGTGGCCACTTTCGCAGGGGGGCAGAAGGTGTGCCCCCAGGATCTGCCCCGGGTCATGGAGCTCGCCTACGACGATGGCCAGCCCGTCGATACCCTCGATCTTGGGAACGCCAGCCTCTTTGGAATGAGGTTCAGCCCGCCCGCCTTCCCGGTACGCCTCCTGGCCCTGAAATACTTCCTTCGCGACACGACGCAAGGGACCAGCTTTCGGTTTTTCGTCCACCGGGACAACGCTGGGGAACCTGCCGATGTGATTTTCGGCCCCCTTGCCGGGGAGGGGGAAAGGAGGGGCTGGAACACGCTGGACTTGCGGCCTTTCGGCCTGGTGGTGGACTTTGACTTCCACTTCGTGCTCGGACTGGACGGGAAATCCATCCTCTATCTGGGGGCCGAGAATCGGGAGCCGATCAGCGGACGTGCGAGCCTCGGCGATTGCTGCGGCTGGTGGCGAGGAAATGTCGATCTGATGATTCGGGCCGAGGTAGAGCTGGTCTCGACATCTGTTCCCTCCTTCCCCTCGGAACCCAGATGGGGTCCAGTTCTATCGCCATTCCCAAATCCGACCAACGGCTGGGTCTGTCTCTTAGGCCACCTTCCCGCCGAGGGCGAATCCGAGGTGGAAATCTGCGCCGTCGATGGCCGAGTGCTGCGGAGGTGGGCCCTGGCCGTTTCTGGCGGAAGTCCCTTCCGGCTGCTTTGGGATGGCCGGGATGCGCGTGGCCGGGAGGTGCCGTCCGGGATCTATCTGGCCCGTCTCGTGCTCCGAGGAAAGGTCCTGGCGTGTAGGAAGCTCACGGTACTCCGGTAGGGGCAGGCGATGCGCCGGAACGGCGGTTGTTGGTGCACGTTGCTCTTGTCTGCGGGGGCGCTCTTTCTTTTAGCTGCTCCCGGTTGTCCCCAGGACCGACTGCTTCCCAGGGCCTCCCTCCGGCCGCAGGTCTCAGGCGGGCTGGCCATTGTGCACCTGCTGGATGTCAAGGTCGAGGGGCAACTTCTGTTCACGGCCGGATACGGCGGCCTGTCCATCTACGACATTGCCGACCTGGACGCGCCGAGACAGCTCTCGAATCTCAACCCCTTCCGGTCGGCGACGGAAACGTTTTACTGGCGGATGGCGGTCAGAGCTGACCATGTGTATCTCACGCGAAGGCAGGGCGGCCTGGATATCGTGGACGCCGCGGATCCGTGCATCCCACGCGTCGTCGGCAACTACCGACACGAGGCGGTGGAGGGGTACGAAAGCGTAGCGGTGGCAGGCGACACCCTTTACCTTGCTGCCTATGGACAGGGCTGTGAAGTCGTCGATATCTCTGTACCCGATCAACCCCGGCACCTGGGATTTGTACCAGGCCTCCGAGTCTTTGCGGCCGCTCCCCTGGGGAAGACGCTCCTGGTCGCGGACATAGAGGGGGGCCTCCTGGTTTACGACGTCACGGACGTGTCGGCGCCTCGCCTGGTGGGGAGGGACTCGACCGCAGCCGGCGCACAATTCGTGGAG contains the following coding sequences:
- a CDS encoding T9SS type A sorting domain-containing protein gives rise to the protein MRKNKWFVLLGALLVGVWTASSLAQELPILWEDHFEDDDPPAFKNVGWLYYGESDGLVGQIIEQRSIEGNGVLYIKSGNYQIVGVGLVETNGVPEVDPNDLNKTHRLLVANNYSSPNQVTTFRVNFRKITSSVFVAAARMVQTDTSEKVPDADPTQSPAYVVFVSPLQKAVALAKYEGPMAALQPESWTYFGQAQFNFELGVFYWFKFLLKDADFKVKIWEGELTDEPENWLIEAQDPAPRVSGTFNMFALFGQPPGGDEILLDDIVVRSAVPTGVETERPGVPAEFALEQNYPNPFNPRTAIVFALPKEDHVRLTVHDATGRLVRALVDQSLPAGQHRVWFDGHDANGKPVASGVYLYTLEAGGIKLQRKMTLVR
- a CDS encoding lysophospholipid acyltransferase family protein, giving the protein MTLRDFRKRLEFWLATRLSWIVVLALGYTARIRLIGRDKVDEMRRQGQTLLFALWHGRLLLPMFVHRGEGICAMVSRHRDGEMIARTLHRLGYRTVRGSSSKGGREAFWEMARAMRNGADGVVIPDGPTGPRHKLKPGLLFLAQQTGAAIVPVTYSADRMVQFNSWDRFTLWLPFARCVLWYGEPRFIPRHWSRDEVLQEGERIEEEMIRLETAADAYFRK
- the lpxK gene encoding tetraacyldisaccharide 4'-kinase, producing the protein MRIFESKALGIPLLPFSAIYLAAWGLRRLLYTFGLRRPACLNAYVISVGNLTVGGSGKTPFLLWLGEELLARGMRVAVVSRGWRRRSRGPRVISDGSQLLSDVYEAGDEPYLIARRLPGAAVLVDRRRSRAGRMAIEQYGAQVVLLDDAFQHWSLARDLDVVLIDCQFGLGNGYLLPAGPLREPAREVRRADEIVLARRGPVRPSSQRPGEKIVLRSGRRATLAELRPLACVRAKGGAEDCEWLRGRRVFAVAAIASPGQFFATLREMGAEVVGQRAFPDHHWFRPGEVAAIQDQARRAGAEAVLTTEKDLVRAEPLLGDPAMPWWAVRIELSPRAEDRPHWETLFRGIIDRLEGE
- the lpxB gene encoding lipid-A-disaccharide synthase produces the protein MAKRILIVAGEASGDLHGSRLVKELKGLRPDLEFFGIGGDRMRGEGVELLVHADRLAFLGVAEVIRHLPFVLRVLRLLTRALEQRRPDLAILIDYPGFNLRFAARAKARGVPVFYYIAPQVWAWGKGRTAKLARRVDRMAVILPFEERIFREAGIDAYFVGHPIVEAVGDETPRDSFRKSLGVDEHGILLGLFPGSRRQEIERHLPEMCRLVALWQADEPGLVGAVSKAASVPEDVYRRALGKAREVRIALTDRHYALMHHADVLVVASGTATLEAACFGTPYVIVYRVSPLTYFLGRRLVTVPYLGLVNVVAGRRVVPEFLQNDFRAEKLRKALQTLLSDLELRRQMQANLEEVRRRLGPPGAARRTAELVLELLDK
- a CDS encoding PorV/PorQ family protein; this encodes MRRSIVAFSIAILAGSILASPALAWKKKVAQSGMTYLAVTLGARESAMGDASVAATTGVQGVFFNPAVLADLRSFGVALNQVNWLVDTRIYGAAAAYSLGRWGTIALDLVYMDYGEIMGTEVVDRSVDIRGYRLTGPLTVEDYAVGLSWAYRVSDRYAFGIRYKRVHEDLGEAAYAVREYTDPQTGSLVRERAVKDWAISAWGFDFGSYYSTGFKSLTVAMAMQNLSPDMRYWYEEFSLPLLFRIGLAADLMDFLPGSPEGVSLNVAVDGIHPTDYTERVHVGAELVFLHRYALRAGYKFNHDVETFSLGVGFGFFVAGVAARLDYAYTAANYFKDVSRLSVEFVF
- a CDS encoding Gfo/Idh/MocA family oxidoreductase, whose amino-acid sequence is MSAKKIRVGVIGVGRLGRYHLQNYMRIPEAELVGAYDADPHRLEEPAELWGVRPYAALPELLADVEAVSIAVPTSSHLEVGLAALEAGVHVLMEKPLAANLQEAATLRQAADRAGCVLHVGHVERFNPAIVALSNTELNPRFIESHRLAPFDPRGTDVPVILDLMIHDIDLVLSLVQAPVRRIDARGVAVVSEDVDIANARLEFGNGCVANLTASRISQRKMRKLRLFQRDAYVSIDLLLGLTEVFRLEEGEAPPPGKDARMVLGQIDKGHRRRAISYERLAAPELNALEMELREFLKAVRGEPNRGVTAEEATRALEVALAVEENVRQHQIEEGMA
- a CDS encoding isoprenylcysteine carboxylmethyltransferase family protein — translated: MDIREKLFNFRSYTPIPLFVALVWLAEPKVWSMAIGMACCVLGEVVRVWAVRHAGGATRTTRGVGGDVLVTTGPYAYVRNPLYLGNFLNLMGLSVAAWAWMPWMVLLALLLFAAQYGLIISLEQEYLGTRFGERYALYRSHVPAVIPRLSAWASGSPAAVDPLSRALRTERSTFGTLALMFLLLVLRWKVC